A single genomic interval of Alistipes provencensis harbors:
- a CDS encoding RagB/SusD family nutrient uptake outer membrane protein: MKTIKIALFALAGSLVVSCSDLDLSPRDKAASGSWFQTAEQFELNLNALLHHTYWPMERNEWTSGNQTELDMLTDDGQNRNSPGRFLIDGVNSDFPLSVRMWDITYTGINRCNKIITELRKHEGRIEQARYDRIMANARFYRACFYARIMIHFGDPVVVPEDMDMDSEQGRESAYELTRSDMWTVLPDILKEFDDVAPILPVSYGGEIERATRGAAYGMKARFALHFASIRKWDSVERGGFGDDDPAEAEKLFKEARDAAWNCMQLNAYTLHSDFGQLFRNATKHSPEGIFNIPRSKALSNDSKYQYLGGQACTAKLPRLSGAPTCTTCLPSWYLLCAFLDDQGKPIDESTVYDPHKPFEHRDPRCTYTIVEHGTQHLGVIFDPHFDRDKVYSAREGTEVVNNDSRSYKIQGTSNQYASYNGLVLKKHVDEDWLAPFEPENDKLILRYADVLLMYAEAKIELNEIDDTVLDAMNQVRARAYKAAVTATSDYPAITERSQDKLRTILRIERRMEFAFENLRLYDIWRWRIAEKVLNRPWIGLPKKDEKLQRAYIDNGMWFHGAVPEIDEDGCMDFMAPVAKGAADFFNSNAYAQVLAECKFVAPKSYLWPLPTTTMQVMKNIKENNPGY; the protein is encoded by the coding sequence ATGAAAACCATTAAAATCGCATTATTCGCACTGGCCGGAAGCCTTGTGGTTTCGTGCAGCGACCTGGACCTTTCGCCCAGGGACAAGGCGGCCAGCGGCTCCTGGTTCCAGACGGCCGAGCAGTTCGAGTTGAACCTCAACGCCCTGCTCCACCACACCTACTGGCCCATGGAACGTAACGAATGGACCTCCGGCAACCAGACCGAGCTGGACATGCTGACGGACGACGGACAAAACCGCAACTCCCCGGGCCGTTTCCTCATCGACGGCGTGAACTCCGACTTTCCGCTCTCGGTCCGCATGTGGGACATCACCTACACGGGCATCAACCGCTGCAACAAGATCATCACCGAGCTCCGCAAACACGAAGGCCGGATCGAGCAGGCCCGCTACGACCGCATCATGGCCAACGCCCGCTTCTATCGCGCCTGCTTCTACGCCCGCATCATGATCCACTTCGGCGATCCCGTCGTGGTTCCGGAAGACATGGACATGGACTCCGAACAGGGCCGCGAAAGCGCCTATGAACTGACTCGCAGCGATATGTGGACCGTTCTTCCCGACATTCTCAAAGAGTTCGACGATGTAGCGCCGATCCTGCCCGTATCCTACGGAGGCGAGATCGAGCGGGCCACGCGCGGCGCGGCCTACGGCATGAAGGCCCGCTTCGCCCTCCATTTCGCCTCGATCCGCAAATGGGATTCGGTCGAACGGGGCGGGTTCGGCGACGACGATCCTGCCGAAGCCGAGAAGCTCTTCAAGGAGGCCCGCGACGCCGCATGGAACTGCATGCAGCTGAATGCCTACACCCTGCATTCGGATTTCGGACAACTGTTCCGCAACGCGACGAAGCATTCGCCCGAGGGCATTTTCAACATTCCCCGCTCGAAGGCCCTGTCGAACGACTCGAAATACCAGTATCTCGGCGGTCAGGCCTGCACGGCCAAACTACCCCGTCTGTCGGGGGCCCCGACCTGTACGACCTGCCTGCCATCGTGGTACCTGCTCTGCGCATTCCTCGACGATCAGGGCAAACCCATCGACGAATCGACGGTCTACGATCCCCACAAGCCGTTCGAGCACCGCGACCCGCGCTGCACCTACACCATTGTGGAACACGGCACGCAGCATTTGGGCGTAATTTTCGATCCGCATTTCGACCGGGACAAGGTGTACAGCGCCCGCGAAGGAACGGAAGTGGTCAACAACGACTCGCGCTCCTACAAAATCCAGGGCACCTCTAACCAATACGCCTCCTACAACGGCCTGGTGCTGAAGAAGCACGTCGACGAGGACTGGCTGGCTCCGTTCGAACCCGAAAACGACAAACTGATTCTGCGCTACGCCGATGTCCTGCTGATGTACGCCGAGGCGAAGATCGAACTGAACGAGATCGACGACACAGTGCTCGACGCCATGAACCAGGTACGCGCCCGCGCCTACAAGGCGGCCGTCACGGCCACCTCCGACTATCCGGCCATCACCGAGCGGTCGCAGGACAAGCTCCGCACGATCCTGCGCATCGAGCGCCGCATGGAGTTCGCCTTCGAAAACCTGCGCCTGTACGACATCTGGCGCTGGCGCATCGCCGAAAAGGTGCTCAACCGCCCCTGGATCGGACTGCCCAAGAAAGACGAAAAACTCCAGCGCGCCTACATCGACAACGGCATGTGGTTCCACGGAGCCGTGCCCGAGATCGACGAGGACGGATGTATGGATTTCATGGCCCCCGTAGCCAAAGGCGCCGCCGACTTCTTCAACAGCAACGCCTACGCTCAGGTTCTCGCAGAGTGCAAGTTCGTGGCCCCGAAGAGCTACCTGTGGCCCCTCCCGACCACCACGATGCAGGTGATGAAGAACATCAAAGAAAACAATCCGGGTTACTAA
- a CDS encoding SusC/RagA family TonB-linked outer membrane protein has protein sequence MITAFCALLAAILFSPSYASAQNFTLQGSVKTEKGAPVPGATVILSGTQQGVTTDAQGNFLLRLAKKPAADASLLVSYLGYKSQTLPIGSRTTFDIVLQEESTSMDEVVVVGYGTMRKKDLTGSLSSIGGEAILNRQSPTISQALQGAMPGVTVTRTNSAPGGSATIRIRGITSMTDGASDPYVLIDGVAGSIDDVNPNDIENITVLKDAASASIYGSQAAAGVILITTKRAGKSGASVTYNYTLGLDFQSQKPEYMNASDYMAAVNELRYNDLPSGGWYQDYSREYVENYTLLNRENPDLYPNVNWMDMVLKDVGVRHSHSLTIQSGGDKRSSVLSLGFDDVDGLFRKNLSWKRYTARLNNDIQVFKWMKASADISLRYTDQVNPHASPSGTMRYIPPIYQAVWSDGRYAPGKDGVNPYAALMSGGEKDTDKYLANAKFQLDITPVKGLTVTGIFSPQFSYTKIKDFQRQTSYFSYQEESLTSSKYISNALTTELEESRGDTFAHTTQVYANYQHTFGLDHNFSAMVGYENYWYQEGTIVAKNTSFAHSLIPDLAAGNSDGVTANSKDINELARRSYFGRLMYNYKSKYYVQGNIRRDGSSRFAPDCRWGTFLSASAGWVFTEEKFMEGARKVLDHGKLRLSYGELGNERIKGYYPYQAVLANNHTMGYIGSTLTGLSGYAQAAAIVTDITWETTSTIDVGVDLSMLRNRLSVTADWYYKKTRDMLLQVPIAPIMGLSDPYDNIGDMHTKGWEITLGWRDHVGDFSYGLSFNLSDDVSKMGYIGNKEVISGGKIIREGEEYQSWYGYVSEGLYQSPEEVRNSATLGSYVSPGDIRYRNFADGDPNNPLISTDYDRRVLGSSLPHFNYGGSVDLAWRGIDFNLTFQGVGQRNSYLTDEMVQPLRSQWYNFATYIGGGNSWSRKSTIEQNKRAKYPRYSWASANNNYAISDYWLFDGSYFRVKNLSLGYTLPQKWMSKIHVKSLRFAVTLTDFFTHSHFPEGWDPEVGTTGYPITKSVLFSAQLKF, from the coding sequence ATGATCACGGCTTTCTGTGCGCTTCTGGCAGCGATTTTATTTTCGCCATCGTACGCTTCGGCCCAGAACTTCACCCTTCAGGGAAGCGTAAAGACCGAGAAAGGGGCGCCGGTTCCCGGCGCCACCGTTATCCTCTCGGGGACCCAGCAGGGCGTGACAACCGACGCCCAAGGCAATTTCCTCCTGCGACTGGCCAAGAAACCCGCCGCAGATGCGTCGCTCCTCGTCTCCTATCTGGGCTACAAGTCCCAGACCCTTCCCATCGGCAGCCGCACCACCTTCGACATCGTGCTCCAAGAAGAGAGCACCTCGATGGACGAGGTGGTGGTCGTAGGTTACGGCACCATGCGGAAAAAGGACCTGACGGGGTCGCTCTCCTCGATCGGAGGCGAAGCGATCCTCAACCGCCAGAGCCCGACCATCTCGCAGGCCCTTCAGGGCGCCATGCCGGGTGTGACGGTCACCCGCACCAACTCGGCGCCGGGCGGTTCGGCCACGATCCGCATCCGCGGCATCACCTCGATGACCGACGGCGCATCCGACCCCTATGTGCTGATCGACGGCGTGGCCGGTTCGATCGACGACGTCAACCCCAACGACATCGAGAACATCACCGTGCTGAAAGACGCCGCATCGGCTTCGATCTACGGATCGCAGGCTGCGGCGGGCGTCATCCTCATCACCACCAAGCGTGCCGGCAAGTCGGGCGCGAGCGTTACCTATAACTATACGCTCGGACTCGACTTCCAGTCCCAGAAGCCGGAGTACATGAACGCCTCCGACTACATGGCAGCGGTCAACGAACTGCGTTACAACGACCTGCCCTCGGGCGGCTGGTACCAGGACTACTCCCGCGAATATGTCGAGAACTACACGCTGCTCAACCGCGAGAACCCGGACCTCTATCCCAACGTGAACTGGATGGACATGGTGCTCAAAGACGTGGGCGTGCGCCATTCGCACAGCCTCACGATCCAGTCGGGCGGCGACAAGCGCAGCTCGGTGCTGAGTCTGGGCTTCGACGACGTCGACGGCCTGTTCCGCAAGAACCTCTCGTGGAAACGTTACACGGCCCGCCTGAACAACGACATACAGGTGTTCAAGTGGATGAAGGCTTCGGCCGACATCTCGCTGCGCTACACCGACCAGGTCAATCCCCACGCTTCACCCTCAGGCACCATGCGCTACATCCCGCCCATCTATCAGGCCGTGTGGAGCGACGGGCGCTACGCCCCGGGCAAGGACGGCGTGAATCCCTATGCAGCCCTGATGTCGGGCGGCGAGAAGGACACCGACAAGTACCTGGCCAACGCCAAGTTCCAGCTGGACATCACCCCCGTCAAGGGACTGACCGTCACGGGCATCTTCTCGCCCCAGTTCTCCTACACCAAAATCAAGGATTTTCAGCGCCAAACCTCCTATTTCAGCTATCAGGAGGAGAGTCTCACCAGTTCGAAATACATCAGCAACGCCCTGACTACGGAACTCGAAGAGAGCCGCGGCGACACCTTCGCCCACACCACGCAGGTCTATGCCAACTACCAGCACACGTTCGGCCTGGACCATAATTTCAGCGCCATGGTCGGTTACGAGAACTACTGGTATCAGGAGGGTACGATCGTGGCCAAGAACACGTCGTTCGCCCACTCGCTGATTCCCGACCTGGCCGCCGGCAACTCCGACGGAGTCACGGCCAACTCGAAGGACATCAACGAACTGGCCCGCCGCTCCTACTTCGGCCGCCTGATGTACAACTACAAGTCGAAATACTATGTTCAGGGCAACATCCGCCGCGACGGTTCCTCGCGTTTCGCACCCGACTGCCGCTGGGGTACGTTCCTCTCGGCCTCGGCCGGCTGGGTCTTCACCGAGGAGAAGTTCATGGAGGGCGCCCGCAAGGTCCTCGACCACGGCAAGCTGCGCCTCTCCTACGGCGAACTGGGCAACGAGCGCATCAAAGGTTACTACCCCTATCAGGCCGTGCTGGCCAACAACCACACGATGGGTTACATCGGTTCGACCCTGACGGGCCTGTCGGGTTATGCACAAGCCGCCGCCATCGTCACGGACATCACCTGGGAGACCACTTCGACCATCGATGTGGGCGTCGACCTCTCGATGCTCCGCAACCGGCTGTCGGTCACGGCCGACTGGTACTACAAGAAGACGCGCGACATGCTCCTGCAGGTCCCCATCGCCCCGATCATGGGACTTTCGGACCCCTATGACAACATCGGCGACATGCATACCAAAGGCTGGGAGATCACCCTCGGCTGGCGAGACCACGTCGGCGACTTCAGCTACGGGCTCTCGTTCAATCTTTCGGACGACGTTTCGAAGATGGGCTACATCGGCAACAAGGAGGTCATCTCGGGCGGCAAGATCATCCGCGAGGGCGAGGAATACCAATCATGGTACGGCTACGTCAGCGAAGGTCTCTACCAGAGCCCCGAAGAGGTGAGGAATTCGGCGACCCTGGGTTCCTACGTCTCGCCGGGCGACATCCGCTACCGGAACTTCGCCGACGGCGACCCGAACAATCCGCTCATCTCGACGGACTACGACCGCCGGGTGCTCGGCTCCTCACTCCCGCACTTCAACTACGGCGGTTCGGTCGATCTGGCCTGGCGCGGCATCGACTTCAACCTGACGTTCCAGGGCGTCGGCCAGCGCAACTCCTACCTCACGGACGAGATGGTCCAGCCGCTCCGCTCCCAGTGGTATAACTTCGCCACCTACATCGGGGGGGGGAATTCGTGGAGCCGTAAAAGCACCATCGAACAGAACAAGCGTGCCAAATACCCGCGCTATTCGTGGGCCAGCGCAAACAACAACTATGCGATCTCCGACTACTGGCTTTTCGACGGTTCGTACTTCCGCGTGAAGAACCTCTCGCTGGGCTACACCCTGCCCCAGAAATGGATGAGCAAAATCCATGTCAAGAGTCTGCGCTTCGCCGTGACGCTCACCGACTTCTTCACCCACAGCCACTTCCCCGAGGGCTGGGACCCCGAGGTCGGCACTACCGGCTATCCCATCACCAAATCGGTGCTCTTCTCCGCACAGCTTAAATTCTAA
- a CDS encoding endonuclease/exonuclease/phosphatase family protein, giving the protein MKKLKYLLCGITMCALACSSSKDDGDGPGKGASNTLKVMSFNVRYNSANDEGDKNWEVRKAAVVKMINTVQPDVVGLQEPRTAQRTFLKNNLPNYAYMEVPGTGDGKGGNTCLIYRQDRFALVDNGYFFLSPTPDEPSRCWDVGDTQWRTSVWVHLKEKETGKEFWFLSTHMPVRTNSSFPNEPYIQARINSANLNVERMKKLAGESGMCFIVGDMNCAEANDDGKKALKPYRDWMKVGRDIAPAGDAYSFNNFGSGTAAPTRNLDHIFHRNTKMAVSFRTLTDNYGVTYVSDHYPILLTVLF; this is encoded by the coding sequence ATGAAAAAACTGAAGTATCTGCTTTGTGGAATTACAATGTGCGCCCTGGCGTGCTCGTCGAGCAAGGATGACGGGGACGGACCCGGCAAAGGTGCGTCGAACACCCTGAAAGTGATGTCGTTCAACGTTCGCTACAACAGCGCCAACGACGAGGGCGATAAGAACTGGGAAGTGCGCAAAGCGGCCGTCGTGAAGATGATCAACACGGTCCAGCCCGATGTGGTCGGCCTGCAGGAACCGCGCACGGCACAGCGGACCTTCCTGAAGAACAACCTCCCGAACTATGCCTATATGGAGGTTCCCGGAACGGGTGACGGAAAAGGCGGCAACACCTGTCTGATCTATCGTCAGGACCGGTTCGCGCTGGTGGACAACGGCTATTTTTTCCTCAGTCCGACGCCCGACGAGCCGTCCCGCTGCTGGGATGTGGGGGATACGCAATGGCGGACTTCAGTCTGGGTTCACCTGAAAGAGAAGGAGACCGGCAAGGAGTTCTGGTTCCTCTCGACGCACATGCCCGTGCGCACCAATTCCAGCTTTCCCAACGAGCCGTACATCCAGGCGCGTATCAACAGCGCCAACCTCAATGTCGAGCGGATGAAGAAGCTCGCGGGTGAGTCGGGGATGTGCTTCATCGTCGGCGACATGAACTGCGCGGAGGCCAACGACGACGGCAAGAAGGCGCTGAAGCCTTACCGGGACTGGATGAAAGTAGGCCGCGACATCGCTCCTGCGGGGGACGCTTACAGTTTCAACAATTTCGGTTCGGGAACGGCGGCGCCGACCCGCAATCTCGACCACATCTTCCACCGCAATACGAAGATGGCCGTATCGTTCCGCACGCTGACCGACAATTACGGCGTGACGTATGTTTCCGACCACTATCCGATCCTGCTGACGGTGCTGTTCTGA
- a CDS encoding BACON domain-containing protein translates to MKKYLLWICTAAALLAAGTSCTDDPEVDSVGRVGIQQQSLTASGEGEVLTLNVTSNAYWHLEFVDAATGESIRWVLPNESTGMGNTAVQLTVARNRSTSGRSAYVNVTTDSESSTASILLSQGAGTVGGGDGYDFPIAQRFSIDASLTLDNAFIEGAACYFDDGMILRRTGSPVNLEFSTKTHTNPTTNWYFQRGVVIGSWETGDALQLEIPVKEELSGDLRYSYGSRRDGTQNAGHAWVFEWSADGENWTEFDGTCSGGASDATWKTIDFTIPADKKIPAGGKLWIRHRCTDGAKASTSATNKTVAYQSAFCITKASAEPTAVPPMDNDKVVFSTGFDDVIDAKAAYIDLPLDFMTSWNDGTYALPKEQAGIVSVVSCWTRPGFLQVGRGDEALINRYTQGAYTIKLAPRFEAMRISKSDLKLTFLASAMIDAYGKPTDPGVVVKADAASGATVEGGTLAGVANNEFKPFTVYVRNAKPETEITITSADMASSTDDVRFFLDDILLEVEGEPERPSADDPVKAEVSAIRALKGPGEVTISDNYYIQGRVAAVDNVPADCFAVQDADAGIFVKLAGHGLAVGDQVEVVVKDARLAADADGLLVVTPTAADKVTKTEAASEVPAARAVSVADLTAGTYEAMLVSLPESQVVDGDLTKNMSGSISLELEDKTAYTMKTYASASFASAAVPQKRGPVKGLAGASFLLPTAMEDLAGMTGTRFGETVYAITPIDGHLYALGTTKNFTIGNATFDQATKTVTYNNGHSIYKVGDTSTDFTWGCYGTNKAAGTNMYDCRLYTTGWGGNNWQDNGLVFKIKATSRIVGNLRFGFGWFGRAADNLPKNWKLLWSTDEMTWHDGVKVYSIPGTKVTTPIGPDEDPGTEIFPNAGSAGTLGYRIAYFNLPESNAVSEGGYLYLKIVQADNVCQNAGNSIDPTHEQLFINGFYLQTHERRAYHCSQLPSGENVVLTEGFDDGFWGPDYFAPSWQMFAGWRVKYTPPTGWTVAGDGVIEMPGYVRIGTDNKDAASSLTTPALESLGDTPTNITVNFKAAVLLVGATTLAPDNLEIKVTASGAGSVGSENYFPGSLTGEAAATVDQATSDRMCADYIRWYDCSVKVTGATKDTRITFTGTGRHFFDDIVITKD, encoded by the coding sequence ATGAAAAAGTATTTGTTATGGATATGCACGGCGGCGGCTCTGCTGGCTGCCGGGACTTCCTGCACCGACGATCCGGAAGTGGACAGCGTCGGCCGGGTGGGGATTCAGCAGCAAAGCCTGACCGCCTCCGGCGAGGGCGAGGTGCTGACCCTCAATGTGACCAGCAACGCCTACTGGCATCTCGAATTCGTCGATGCCGCCACGGGCGAATCGATTCGCTGGGTGCTTCCCAACGAGAGCACCGGCATGGGTAATACTGCGGTGCAGCTCACCGTGGCCCGCAACCGCTCGACCAGCGGCCGTTCGGCTTATGTGAACGTGACCACCGATTCGGAGTCCTCGACGGCTTCGATCCTGCTCTCGCAGGGAGCCGGCACGGTCGGCGGCGGCGACGGGTATGATTTCCCGATCGCCCAGCGGTTCAGCATCGACGCCAGCCTCACGCTGGACAATGCCTTTATAGAAGGAGCGGCCTGCTACTTCGACGACGGCATGATCCTGCGCCGGACGGGTTCGCCCGTGAATCTGGAGTTCAGCACCAAGACCCACACCAACCCCACGACGAACTGGTACTTCCAGCGTGGCGTGGTCATCGGGTCGTGGGAGACGGGCGATGCCCTGCAGCTCGAGATTCCGGTGAAGGAGGAGCTTTCGGGCGACCTGCGCTACTCCTACGGCAGCCGCCGCGACGGTACTCAGAACGCTGGTCATGCGTGGGTCTTCGAGTGGAGCGCCGACGGTGAGAACTGGACCGAATTCGACGGCACCTGCTCCGGCGGAGCTTCGGACGCCACCTGGAAGACGATCGACTTCACCATTCCGGCAGACAAGAAGATTCCGGCCGGCGGCAAACTGTGGATTCGCCACCGCTGCACCGACGGCGCCAAGGCGAGTACCTCGGCAACGAACAAGACCGTGGCTTACCAGAGTGCGTTCTGCATCACGAAGGCTTCGGCCGAGCCGACCGCGGTTCCGCCGATGGACAACGACAAAGTGGTCTTCTCGACCGGTTTCGACGACGTGATCGACGCCAAAGCCGCGTATATCGACCTGCCGCTCGACTTCATGACCTCGTGGAACGACGGGACTTATGCACTTCCCAAGGAACAGGCCGGTATCGTGAGCGTGGTCTCCTGCTGGACCCGTCCGGGCTTCCTGCAGGTGGGCCGCGGCGACGAGGCGCTCATCAACCGCTACACGCAGGGCGCCTATACGATCAAACTGGCGCCGCGTTTCGAGGCGATGCGCATTTCGAAGTCCGACCTCAAGCTCACGTTCCTCGCTTCGGCGATGATCGATGCCTACGGCAAGCCCACCGATCCCGGCGTGGTCGTGAAGGCCGACGCCGCGAGCGGTGCCACGGTCGAGGGCGGTACGCTTGCGGGCGTAGCCAACAACGAGTTCAAGCCGTTCACGGTCTATGTGCGCAATGCGAAGCCCGAGACGGAGATCACCATCACTTCGGCCGACATGGCCTCCAGCACGGACGACGTGCGTTTCTTCCTCGACGACATTCTGCTCGAAGTGGAGGGTGAACCCGAGCGTCCGAGTGCCGACGATCCCGTGAAGGCGGAAGTTTCGGCCATCCGCGCCCTGAAGGGCCCCGGAGAGGTGACGATCAGCGACAACTATTATATACAAGGCCGCGTGGCGGCTGTGGACAACGTTCCGGCCGACTGCTTCGCCGTGCAGGATGCCGACGCCGGTATCTTCGTCAAACTGGCAGGTCACGGCCTTGCCGTGGGCGATCAGGTCGAAGTGGTCGTCAAGGACGCCCGGCTCGCTGCCGATGCCGACGGACTGCTGGTGGTGACGCCGACGGCCGCCGACAAGGTGACCAAGACCGAAGCCGCTTCCGAAGTGCCCGCCGCGCGGGCCGTCTCGGTGGCCGACCTGACGGCCGGGACCTACGAGGCGATGCTCGTCTCGCTGCCCGAATCGCAGGTGGTCGACGGTGATTTGACGAAGAACATGAGCGGCAGCATTTCGCTCGAACTGGAGGACAAGACTGCCTACACGATGAAGACCTATGCTTCGGCATCGTTCGCATCGGCGGCCGTGCCGCAGAAGCGCGGTCCGGTGAAGGGACTTGCCGGGGCGTCGTTCCTGCTGCCGACCGCCATGGAGGACCTTGCGGGCATGACCGGCACCCGTTTCGGCGAGACGGTCTACGCCATTACGCCGATCGACGGTCACCTCTATGCACTGGGAACCACGAAGAATTTCACCATCGGCAATGCTACTTTCGATCAAGCGACCAAGACGGTTACCTATAATAATGGACATTCGATCTATAAGGTCGGCGACACTTCGACCGATTTTACATGGGGGTGTTACGGAACGAACAAGGCTGCCGGTACGAATATGTATGACTGCCGTCTCTATACCACGGGTTGGGGAGGTAATAACTGGCAGGATAACGGGTTGGTATTTAAAATTAAGGCTACCTCCCGAATTGTGGGTAACCTGCGCTTCGGCTTCGGTTGGTTCGGCCGTGCGGCTGACAATCTGCCGAAGAACTGGAAATTGCTTTGGAGTACTGACGAAATGACGTGGCATGACGGTGTGAAAGTATATAGTATTCCGGGTACCAAAGTGACAACTCCTATCGGGCCCGATGAAGATCCGGGAACGGAGATATTCCCGAATGCCGGGAGCGCCGGTACGCTCGGTTACCGCATCGCCTATTTCAACCTGCCGGAAAGCAATGCCGTGTCCGAAGGCGGTTACCTCTATCTGAAGATCGTGCAGGCGGATAATGTGTGCCAAAATGCCGGTAACTCGATCGATCCGACGCATGAACAGCTCTTTATCAACGGCTTCTATCTTCAGACTCATGAACGGCGTGCTTACCATTGCAGCCAGTTGCCGTCGGGTGAGAATGTGGTGCTGACCGAGGGTTTCGATGATGGTTTCTGGGGCCCCGACTATTTTGCTCCATCGTGGCAGATGTTTGCCGGTTGGCGCGTCAAATATACGCCTCCGACGGGATGGACAGTTGCCGGAGACGGAGTTATCGAAATGCCCGGATATGTCCGGATCGGAACGGACAATAAGGATGCCGCCAGCAGTTTGACAACCCCCGCTTTGGAGTCGCTGGGCGATACGCCGACCAATATTACGGTCAACTTCAAGGCCGCAGTGCTGTTAGTAGGTGCCACGACCCTCGCACCCGATAATTTGGAGATCAAGGTCACGGCTTCGGGAGCCGGTTCGGTGGGCTCGGAGAATTATTTCCCCGGATCGCTGACTGGCGAGGCTGCGGCTACGGTGGATCAGGCGACCTCTGACAGGATGTGTGCCGACTATATTCGCTGGTACGATTGTTCGGTGAAGGTTACGGGAGCCACGAAGGACACCCGGATCACCTTTACGGGAACCGGTCGCCATTTCTTCGACGATATCGTCATTACCAAGGACTAA